The nucleotide sequence CTAAAGTTTTCCTTCAATTGTGCATATATATTGTGACCACTCCTAGCGAGGTTATCGAAGAAGGCACATCGTCACAGTGCCACTTCATGCCATCTCGCCAATTTTTTTGAAAGTATTATTTTACTAATAATGTAAAGGCAATCGTGAGTGCATATATGAATGCGTGTACACACATATAAATACACATAAGCACACTACCCTGGGTGATAAATTTTGGcatatttgtcaaaaaaaaggagaagaaaaaagtaCATACATACGAGAGACTACTATTCACGAAAAAACATACATACGTATAATAAAAAATGTTACATGGAACCATATTATATCCCTTTTAGTTATGTCATTAtcatcatttaacaattatcATAAATAATTTTGACGATATAGATTATTCCATCATATATTAAATGAACATGCATAGCATAGGCAAAAGAGggaaaaaattcaaaacaaaaatatattaactcATATGTTATGTGAGTTTACATATGAATggaataatatatatatcaaaGTCAATAGTTTTtttcacaatataaatatttctttttttacaatTATAAGGTAACCTATTGTTATTATAGTGAATATGGTGAGATATGTATTCTTTAATATTCtttatataaataataaataaattgcccgtgcatctgcgcgggcttccttTCTAGTTGAAAAAAAACTCATGACAAGCCAACATTATCATAAATTTGTGACGCTTACTTTATGCCCTTTATGATAAATTAATATTCGTCACAATGTCCCATTAAAATACTTTATGACTATTTCAAGTTGGTATTAACGACAAAGGCCTTATTTTCATCACTAAGCCACCCCATCTTATACTAAAGATTATAAAATAGAATGAGCTAATAACGAATAGCTCCGATGTCACGAGGAATTCGTCATAGAATGTCATATTTCTTGTAGTGGTAGGGTTTTAAATTTCGAAATTGCTATTTCTGCTGGGGGcaccgaaatttccgaaatttcgaattttttggctgaaattatttgaaattcacaaaaaattttaaaaaccaaATATTTCGGTCGAGATATGAGCTTGCCAgtgaaatttcaaaccctggtTGTGAGCTCAACGGAAACTACTCGACCATGAGCCTAGCGGTGGCGCGGCACAGAGCTAGGGGCTCGCTCCATGGCTGCCGAGACGAGCtctctttcctccctctcccatgGTTGCACGGGGCACAACCAGTGTGGGCCAGTACCGATGATGCTGACAAATTCTGATGAGGTACGAGTGTCTAAGCTTGGATCCGCCTTCTCCATTTGGTCACGGGAGAGACATATGTGGCTAGGAAACTTAGATGTGAAAGCTCGAGACTGAATAACAAATAAGTGCACATATAGTCTCATTTTTTGCCATCAAACTATACTTATCGGCGaattttcttttaagaaaaaagagagattaATTTCCAATACTTCTGATATTTTCTAGCCCAAAATCATTATTTGAGATGTATGAAAACCTAGATCAACACTATCCTCCTCatttctgcaaaaaaaaaacaaggttaTTCTCTCCTCATCTCCTCCCCAACATTGTTGGCCTTAGTGGGAGGGGCGGACCCACCCTTGTGACATGCTGTGGCATCCACCACAGCTATCCCACGGCATGAATAATCCCTACACCTCGCTGTTCTTCATCATCTTTTAGCCGCAAATTAAGCTTCCATGGCTGAGTAACGCGACGAACGCTCTAAAGCGACTCCTAGAGTGCTAGGAGGCACGCGGCGGAGTGCGCTTAACGTCCTGAGCTCGCCGAGTCGCGGCCTTGCAAGAGCATATCTCCCAATCGCTAGGCCCTATTGACACTAGTCTATTTAACCATTGATCCAGTTCTAGGCCAATACGATAGCTGACAAGTAAGCTTCCCGGCCTTCTTTCTCGATGTTGAGCGTTGCCGctgttcatcttcttccccaACAAAAGCCGCCATGATTTCTCCCGATGGTTTTGCCATGTAGTTGAAATTTCTTTCGTAAAAATTGGAGGGTAGGCTAGACCCTGATGGAGCCTACCTGCTAGAATCGCCATTGCTTTTGAGTGTAGAAGGCGGCATCGAAGAGGCCAGCTCTGGCTGCCTCCCTCCCCCAACACAGCGTTGAGCAAGGAGGCAACAGTGTGGGAAATTCATGAGAGATGTCAGGGCGAcagtcactactacaaaacgGATTTCTTGCTGGCGGTCAGAATAAGTTTCTATAGGTGGCTAAGCTAGCTGCCATCAACCACAGGCTAGAGAAAATACACAATTTTCACAACCGGGCTTTCAACCACTATTGAAAGTTGATTCTTCCTAGGCGGTTAGGTAAGCCGACCCGCTAGCTGCTACATGTTTTGTGCtagggccctgtttagttcccacgcaaaaacttttcaccctatcacatcaaatgtttggacacatgcatggagtattaaatatagataaaaaaaagaaactaattacacatattgcgtgtaaaatacgagacgaatattttaaattaacccaattgtgccatgatttgataatatggtgcttcAGTAAACaattgctaatgacgaattaattatgcttaataaattcgtctcgcagtttatatgtgaaatctgtaatttgttttgttattaaattatgtttaatactttaaatgtgtgtccgtatatccgatgtgacatacCAGAACTTTTCACCCCTGTAACTAAACAGTGCCTAGGAGAGAAAATGTCCTGACACGTTCAAGATGTCACTCCGCCTGAGATCAGCTATACAATACCTCCACACGGAGTGCAGCCGATGAATAATCGTGCACGAACGGTTGATATCAAACCAAACAATGTCATTCCATATCATCGTGCAACACCATGTTGCCAAGTCGTTATTCTCATCTGCCACCGGCGTGCAAAGCCCGCAGCAATGGCAACTCGTACGGGTAAGCCACCCCCGCATACTTGTTCCTCTCATGCTGCCGCTCCACCACCATCGTCTCCAGCTCAACGGAGAAGAGCCACGTCTTCTCCACCGACGGCGTCAGGAGCACGTACGCCGCGTTCGCCGCGACGATCATGGCCTCGTTCTGCTCGAAGTACCTCTCCTCGTGCCCCGGCAATCCCCGCGTCGCCTCCGGCAACCGCACGAGCTTCTCCAGCACCcactcgccgtcgcccgccagcTGCGTGAACACCTTGAGGTCGTTGCCTATCACGCGGAGAACACGcatggcgccgtcgccgccggcgatgatcCGGAACGTCGTCATGTGGTAGTTCTCACGGATACTGTCCGGGAACGTCACCAGCGAGAATTCCGTGGTTGTCTCGTCGAGGACGAGCATGGCaccgtcttcgtcgtcgtcgtcgtcgattcCCCAGTAGAAGCAGCCACCGGCGCGCCCCACGAAGCTGATGGAGTTGAACCTTTCTGTGAGCTGGATGTCATCCGCGACGGCGCTCTTCGGtagccgccacccgccgccatGGCTGCCTGAGGAGAACACGCAGGCCAATTGCACGCCAATGTGGCGGTTGTTTAACCAGTAGAGATCGTAGAGCGCGCAGATGACCCTGAAGTTGGACAGGCTgatgtcaccgccgccgccgccgccgagcaagAAGACGCCGATGCATCGGTATCCAGTGAAGTCGGCCGGACAAAGGATACCCTGGTAGCGCCGCGTGAGGGTGTGGTAGTACCCGGCGACGCGGTGGTGGTGCGCGCCGTGGAGCGCGCGGAAGGCGTCGAGGAAGCCCGCGGCCGTGACGACGCGGCGCCACCGCTTGCACGCGTACGCCGCGCGGACGAGGCAGGCGGAGGAGGggccgaggcggaggaggatgtCCTCGAGAAGGTGGTCGGGGACGTCGTCCACGGATGTGGCAGCGGCGGGGACGACCTTCGCCTTCCTCGGCACCCTGCAGTTAGCCTTGTccgcgcgccggccgcggcggcgcgccatgGGAAAGAATCGAATCGGCCGGTTGATTGTGTGGTTGGTGAGGGCGCGAGCTCTGCTTCGATTTGAAGGTGCTAACGACGATCTCTGCTGGCTCTTGACTGGGTCGGCCTATCTCTGAGCGTGCCGCGCCCGCCAAGTCTTCTATAGCGTGAAACAGAGCAATTAGTTTAAGAGCAAATGGCTCCGCAGCTTGTTTCTAGTCTCCTTAAAACTTACTCACATGTCACATGGGTGCACAGggattcattaaaaaaaaaaaacatgggtgCACAGGGGAAGTTAAGATGCTAGATATCATTCGTCAGCAAGCTAGAAGCGTGTTGACCTCGTATTCGTATGCTTGGAGGGCGCTCCACTTCTTTGCTGTTACAATACAATATATGTATGCGTGCAATAATTTACAGAGATATGAGAATCTTATATGTAACGAGTGGGTGGTACATTTTGCAGAGACATTCGCATCCCAAAAACAGAAAACTAACTGTACCCCCGAGTGCTTCCTGTGGCGCCAAAGGAGAAAGGTTGCAGCAACAAGACTAGTAGAGGAAAGGCAATGGTGAGGAGGAAGTCGAAGTCGCCGGCCGTGTCGCCGACGACGCTGGGTGACCTCCCCGACAAGCTCCTCGAGCACATCCTCGtccgcgtcgcgtcgccggtcTGGCTCACCCGCGCCGCAGCGACGTGCAAGCGATGGCGCCGCATAGTCGCCAACGACAACTTTCCGTTTCATATGGATCGCCGGCTCCCGAATCCGGTTGCCGGCCACTACCATTATTCTCGCCGCCGGGCCGACGGCCGCGGCCGCAGCAGCCGGCTGATCACCTTCGTCCCCTCCT is from Oryza sativa Japonica Group chromosome 9, ASM3414082v1 and encodes:
- the LOC107278907 gene encoding uncharacterized protein is translated as MARRRGRRADKANCRVPRKAKVVPAAATSVDDVPDHLLEDILLRLGPSSACLVRAAYACKRWRRVVTAAGFLDAFRALHGAHHHRVAGYYHTLTRRYQGILCPADFTGYRCIGVFLLGGGGGGDISLSNFRVICALYDLYWLNNRHIGVQLACVFSSGSHGGGWRLPKSAVADDIQLTERFNSISFVGRAGGCFYWGIDDDDDEDGAMLVLDETTTEFSLVTFPDSIRENYHMTTFRIIAGGDGAMRVLRVIGNDLKVFTQLAGDGEWVLEKLVRLPEATRGLPGHEERYFEQNEAMIVAANAAYVLLTPSVEKTWLFSVELETMVVERQHERNKYAGVAYPYELPLLRALHAGGR